One Chitinophaga sp. H8 DNA window includes the following coding sequences:
- a CDS encoding acyltransferase family protein yields the protein MSVLTGSPVQPAPISATNTNESVKPERLYSLDALRGFDMFWIMGAEGIFHHLAEASGSSFFGAIANQLTHPEWNGFHFYDLIFPLFLFMAGVSTPYSVGRELEKGKSRQQLLGRVIKRGLLLVLIGVIYNNGLEIQPISEIRFGSVLGRIGLAYMFANIIYIYSKERTQMICFWAIIIGYWLLLKFTSAPGFAAGDLTMEGNFASYLDRSIMPGKLYLGIHDPEGLVSTLPAISTALLGILAGNLLKKGAMPGQKKAGLLAITGVVFLVLAQLWNLDFPINKNLWTSSFVLQVGGLSLLLLAAFYYIIDVKGYKSWAFFFKVIGMNSILIYISGHFINWSYTNNSFFKWLGQLAGEPYNAVLLAITYVFIKWLFLYFMYKKKVFLRV from the coding sequence ATGAGTGTATTAACAGGCTCCCCGGTACAACCGGCACCAATATCTGCTACTAATACCAATGAATCCGTAAAGCCAGAAAGACTGTATTCTTTAGATGCCCTTCGGGGATTTGATATGTTCTGGATCATGGGCGCTGAAGGTATCTTTCATCACCTGGCGGAGGCTTCGGGTTCTTCCTTCTTTGGCGCTATTGCTAACCAACTTACCCATCCTGAATGGAATGGCTTCCATTTCTATGATCTCATTTTCCCGCTGTTCCTGTTTATGGCAGGTGTTTCTACCCCCTATTCCGTAGGCCGGGAGCTTGAAAAGGGGAAAAGCAGGCAACAGCTGCTGGGCCGTGTCATCAAAAGAGGGCTCCTGCTGGTATTAATAGGCGTGATTTATAATAATGGACTCGAAATACAGCCTATCTCGGAAATCAGGTTCGGGAGTGTGCTGGGCAGGATCGGCCTGGCCTATATGTTTGCCAACATCATTTACATCTATTCCAAAGAACGGACACAGATGATCTGTTTCTGGGCGATCATCATTGGCTACTGGCTATTGCTGAAGTTTACGTCCGCCCCGGGATTTGCTGCGGGAGATCTTACGATGGAAGGTAACTTTGCCTCCTACCTGGACCGTTCTATCATGCCTGGCAAACTTTATTTAGGTATCCATGACCCGGAAGGACTGGTATCTACCCTGCCTGCTATCAGCACTGCGCTATTAGGTATACTGGCGGGCAATCTGTTGAAAAAAGGCGCTATGCCAGGCCAAAAGAAAGCCGGCCTGCTGGCCATAACAGGGGTGGTTTTCCTGGTACTGGCACAGTTATGGAACCTGGATTTCCCTATCAATAAAAACCTGTGGACTAGCTCCTTTGTATTGCAGGTAGGTGGATTGAGCCTGTTGCTGCTGGCTGCTTTTTATTACATTATCGATGTAAAAGGTTACAAAAGCTGGGCCTTCTTCTTTAAAGTTATTGGCATGAATTCCATCCTGATTTACATTTCAGGTCATTTTATCAATTGGAGCTATACCAACAACAGCTTTTTCAAGTGGCTGGGCCAGCTGGCTGGAGAGCCATACAATGCTGTACTACTGGCCATCACCTATGTATTCATAAAATGGTTGTTCCTTTATTTCATGTACAAAAAGAAAGTATTCTTAAGAGTATAA
- a CDS encoding copper amine oxidase yields MKKQFKKTTAWKPILLGGILAVMGTQVKAQSVPSGVNDALMKGKQGGIVMLPDFLSEKIPYIDYQKVVLPGPQYLISDDPEYIRVPEAIALQEPVQPGSVRLYVYNVNGVKAPAKIDRKITAVIKNTGTGPMHLRMLKYSSQPPSTNYYLIGKQGLADFFAAKPQNTIRTIQPGEAMAIDEKLEKHIVKYDELVHGFYEFVIDQPGEISIIQTDPATSGPKALSRIKTVLPPKSQSGAGRGVFGISNYRVITHGVYDTKQGAAEIVVADGVRDPWVTGKENSRDGVAVLDGNYGVMYHIEMKWKSTDGKGLALVTWNARSGNSQWCGGMANTMVVSKGKFEGGIVQLPKEQLLTKAAPEAILVQVFPPAANGEEQTIRLTYSPPGASCLPTPLVFIPVDMK; encoded by the coding sequence ATGAAAAAGCAATTTAAGAAAACAACAGCCTGGAAGCCTATTTTATTAGGGGGGATATTGGCAGTGATGGGAACACAGGTAAAAGCCCAATCTGTTCCATCCGGGGTGAATGATGCACTGATGAAGGGAAAGCAGGGCGGCATAGTAATGCTCCCCGATTTTTTATCTGAAAAGATTCCTTACATAGATTATCAGAAGGTGGTTTTACCAGGTCCTCAATATTTAATTTCCGATGATCCGGAGTATATCCGTGTACCCGAAGCGATTGCTTTGCAGGAACCCGTTCAGCCAGGTTCAGTAAGGTTGTATGTATATAATGTAAATGGTGTAAAAGCGCCTGCTAAAATAGACCGTAAAATTACGGCAGTCATAAAAAATACGGGTACCGGGCCTATGCATTTGCGTATGTTGAAATATTCTTCCCAGCCACCCAGCACCAACTATTATCTGATTGGCAAGCAGGGGCTGGCTGATTTCTTTGCTGCGAAGCCGCAGAATACAATCCGTACCATCCAGCCAGGTGAGGCGATGGCTATTGATGAAAAACTGGAAAAGCACATCGTAAAGTATGATGAGCTGGTGCATGGGTTTTATGAATTTGTGATAGACCAGCCGGGAGAGATCAGTATTATTCAAACTGATCCGGCTACCAGCGGGCCTAAAGCATTGAGCAGGATCAAAACGGTATTGCCGCCTAAAAGTCAGAGTGGTGCCGGGCGTGGTGTTTTTGGCATAAGTAATTACCGGGTGATCACCCATGGCGTATATGATACCAAACAAGGGGCTGCAGAAATTGTAGTAGCAGATGGTGTAAGAGATCCGTGGGTAACCGGAAAAGAAAACAGCCGTGATGGGGTAGCAGTACTGGATGGTAATTATGGCGTGATGTACCATATAGAAATGAAATGGAAAAGTACGGATGGCAAAGGACTGGCGCTGGTAACCTGGAATGCACGCAGCGGGAACAGCCAGTGGTGTGGCGGCATGGCCAATACCATGGTGGTAAGCAAAGGAAAGTTCGAGGGCGGTATTGTACAGTTGCCCAAAGAGCAGTTGTTGACCAAAGCAGCACCGGAAGCCATACTGGTACAGGTATTTCCTCCGGCAGCGAATGGTGAGGAACAAACAATCCGTCTTACCTATTCTCCTCCGGGAGCTTCCTGTTTGCCTACACCACTGGTTTTTATACCCGTGGACATGAAATAA
- a CDS encoding winged helix-turn-helix transcriptional regulator — protein sequence MTTENDNRNNESCPAETLLKLLSGKWKPQLFKLAMEGPLRFNHLLRQLPEANKQSVAVALKELEAGGLLIKTIVKQKPLHIEYSLSERGHSLIGVFKELEGI from the coding sequence ATGACTACTGAAAACGATAATAGGAATAATGAAAGCTGCCCGGCGGAAACTTTACTGAAGTTATTGTCGGGTAAATGGAAGCCACAGCTCTTTAAGCTGGCCATGGAAGGGCCATTACGGTTCAATCACCTTTTAAGGCAATTGCCGGAGGCAAACAAACAATCTGTAGCGGTTGCCTTAAAAGAACTGGAAGCAGGTGGATTGCTGATTAAAACCATCGTAAAACAAAAACCTTTGCATATTGAATACAGCCTGTCGGAAAGAGGCCATTCCCTGATAGGGGTGTTTAAAGAATTGGAGGGTATTTAA
- a CDS encoding DUF1003 domain-containing protein: protein MNTEVIDQVSADKNEYLSKLNKIVQETIEEEGLIIHNLLHPPEEVLSKGQKISDKVAQFGGSWKFIILFVVVLVLWIIYNITAIASERFDPYPFILMNLVLSCVAALQAPIIMMSQNRQEEKDRMRSENDYLINLKAEIGIRSLHQKMDLLLSEQIKTLYDIQAKQFAMLQEISQKLEEINKE, encoded by the coding sequence ATGAACACCGAAGTAATCGATCAGGTATCAGCAGATAAAAACGAATATTTAAGCAAACTGAATAAGATCGTTCAGGAAACAATTGAAGAGGAGGGACTGATCATTCACAACCTGCTGCATCCCCCCGAGGAGGTATTATCAAAAGGACAAAAAATATCGGATAAGGTGGCCCAGTTTGGGGGAAGCTGGAAATTCATTATCCTGTTTGTAGTAGTGCTGGTGCTGTGGATCATCTATAATATCACGGCGATTGCCAGCGAGCGGTTTGACCCTTACCCTTTTATCCTGATGAACCTCGTGCTTTCCTGCGTGGCAGCCTTACAGGCACCTATCATCATGATGAGTCAGAACCGGCAGGAAGAGAAAGACAGGATGCGGAGTGAAAATGATTACCTGATCAATTTAAAGGCAGAGATCGGGATTCGCAGCCTCCATCAAAAGATGGATCTGTTGCTGAGTGAGCAGATCAAGACCTTGTATGATATACAGGCTAAACAATTTGCGATGCTGCAGGAAATCAGCCAGAAGCTGGAAGAAATAAATAAAGAGTGA
- a CDS encoding DinB family protein has product MIPETITTTAPDAIVYLMQNYANYNLWVNVTLINWLRTKPEEVLEQEVPSSFPSIKRTLVHILESQYYWLAVIRKDEKQRRDPFNGTLEDAYKALLDHSAALAAYVKDMTAADIQATTLVESRWFRCNFQHFEYITQIVTHGTYHRGQIITMGRNLGFTDAPMTDYQYYNVYGKQSVAADGGESHTG; this is encoded by the coding sequence ATGATACCGGAAACGATCACCACTACCGCTCCTGATGCGATTGTTTATTTAATGCAGAATTACGCTAATTATAATCTTTGGGTAAATGTGACACTCATTAACTGGCTCAGAACAAAACCGGAAGAGGTGTTGGAACAGGAAGTGCCATCGAGTTTCCCCAGCATTAAGCGAACGCTGGTACACATCCTGGAATCTCAGTATTACTGGCTGGCGGTGATCAGAAAAGATGAAAAGCAGAGAAGGGACCCATTTAATGGTACACTGGAAGATGCTTATAAGGCATTACTGGATCATTCCGCAGCGCTGGCAGCCTACGTAAAGGATATGACCGCGGCTGACATCCAGGCCACCACACTGGTGGAAAGCCGCTGGTTCCGGTGCAACTTTCAACATTTCGAATATATCACACAGATCGTTACACATGGCACTTATCACCGTGGACAGATCATCACTATGGGACGTAATCTCGGATTTACGGATGCGCCAATGACAGACTACCAATACTACAATGTTTATGGTAAACAGTCCGTCGCTGCGGATGGTGGGGAAAGCCATACAGGCTAG
- a CDS encoding TolC family protein, whose translation MARPFSQIGYRNKRISGKAATGLILLLIFLSHPLAAQDNNQVVPPLKWDLQACLDYAMKNNIQLNSLRLSKKTGEQDLLLSKAARLPNLTGSATQNIAGARNAELAYGVHPSGSYSLNSNVTLFNGGYLTNDIKQKQLTVQVLDLNVAQQINDITLLVTEAYLSILLAKENIVYVKDVVSTAEAQVLRAQQQFEVGSIARKDLAELQAQLANEKYLLVTAENSQRQNTLTLKQLLQLPTDTAFEIVAPDTLMGIGLLTPVQEAQKVALDTRPEVKSGELGVQVAALDLAKARAGYLPTLSAGGILSTSYQKDPDYTYFKQLDNNFYQQIGLTLSVPIFTRRVNKTNVEKSKIEIDQSRLALQNTKTNLSQIVEQAYINVVNAQGQYDAAVEQFKFVQESYRIATEQLNVGVANMVEYLQQKNLYIQALQAYIQAKYNAALNIRIYDFYRGVPVKL comes from the coding sequence ATGGCACGACCATTTTCGCAGATAGGATATCGGAACAAGCGTATATCAGGGAAAGCGGCAACCGGCTTAATACTATTATTGATCTTTCTTTCGCACCCCTTAGCCGCACAGGATAACAATCAGGTAGTACCCCCTCTGAAGTGGGATTTGCAGGCTTGCCTGGATTATGCCATGAAGAATAATATCCAGCTTAACAGCTTGCGGTTATCAAAAAAGACTGGAGAGCAGGACCTGTTACTATCTAAGGCGGCCAGGCTACCCAATCTTACCGGATCGGCTACACAGAACATAGCAGGGGCCAGAAATGCGGAGCTGGCCTATGGGGTGCATCCCTCCGGCAGCTATTCTCTGAATTCCAACGTTACCCTTTTTAATGGCGGGTATTTAACCAACGATATTAAACAGAAACAACTGACGGTACAGGTACTGGATCTGAATGTAGCCCAGCAGATCAACGATATTACCTTGTTGGTTACAGAAGCCTATCTCAGTATATTATTAGCCAAAGAAAATATTGTCTATGTAAAAGATGTTGTGAGCACAGCAGAAGCGCAGGTGCTGCGTGCACAACAGCAATTTGAGGTAGGAAGTATTGCCCGGAAAGACCTGGCAGAGCTGCAGGCACAGCTGGCTAATGAAAAGTATTTGCTGGTAACGGCAGAAAACAGCCAGCGGCAAAATACGCTTACACTTAAACAATTGTTGCAACTACCTACGGACACCGCTTTTGAAATTGTAGCGCCTGATACGTTGATGGGCATAGGTTTGCTGACGCCGGTTCAGGAAGCTCAAAAAGTAGCGCTGGATACCCGGCCGGAAGTAAAAAGCGGAGAGCTGGGAGTACAGGTGGCAGCATTGGACCTGGCTAAAGCCAGAGCAGGTTATCTGCCTACATTGAGTGCGGGTGGGATATTGTCTACCAGTTATCAGAAAGATCCAGATTACACGTACTTCAAACAGCTGGATAATAATTTCTATCAGCAGATAGGGCTTACTTTGTCGGTACCTATTTTTACCAGACGGGTGAACAAAACAAACGTCGAGAAATCAAAGATTGAAATAGATCAGTCCAGACTTGCATTGCAGAATACAAAAACCAACTTGTCCCAGATCGTGGAACAAGCCTATATCAACGTGGTGAATGCACAGGGACAGTACGATGCGGCAGTAGAACAATTCAAATTTGTACAGGAAAGTTATCGTATCGCTACGGAACAATTGAATGTAGGGGTCGCTAATATGGTAGAGTATCTGCAGCAGAAAAACCTTTATATACAGGCATTGCAGGCCTACATACAGGCAAAGTACAATGCTGCACTCAATATCAGGATATATGATTTTTACAGGGGTGTCCCGGTAAAACTATAA
- a CDS encoding terpene synthase family protein yields the protein MKRNVQNATRVTLERVQQSYAELLKSTTFSLHDLFSHEGLQLNAYCKTFHPHPQSDELKKIAQVFGEQYDIWLENAKYYITCALFLYPTAHFSRILSMTKNLAIGYYLNDTMGREIFGNLTPYQQQQAKNIIRRMSTIGENLELPMKVQPVELANAEMLTEIRKNSPKAWFSEFLKFYSYYIGITHKDCNAAALGHIPTVNEYIDMRYHTSGMPHIVLLIEYSDGQFLDWNWLKRVKLSQTMERLHWVTAIFGSLTNDLFSFEKEVIDEGSDSNLLMAIALNEPELTLQEIILKAAEIVRGVLIEYVALVEEVRQQCNELPQSKMLDTLYVHMAGLERCIQASWMWQVYTQRYKHAASIWAETQLASLAARSV from the coding sequence ATGAAACGTAATGTTCAGAACGCTACACGCGTAACATTAGAACGTGTGCAGCAATCGTATGCAGAATTGCTGAAATCCACTACTTTTTCATTGCATGATCTGTTTAGCCATGAAGGGCTGCAGCTGAATGCTTATTGTAAAACCTTTCATCCTCATCCGCAGAGTGATGAGCTGAAAAAGATTGCCCAGGTATTTGGGGAGCAATATGATATCTGGCTGGAAAATGCCAAGTACTATATTACCTGTGCGTTATTCCTGTATCCTACTGCTCATTTCAGCAGAATACTCTCCATGACCAAGAACCTGGCCATCGGATATTATCTGAATGATACAATGGGCAGGGAGATCTTCGGGAACCTGACACCCTACCAGCAGCAACAGGCAAAGAACATTATCCGGCGAATGTCTACTATAGGCGAAAACCTGGAGTTACCCATGAAAGTACAGCCAGTAGAATTAGCCAATGCAGAGATGCTGACAGAGATCCGTAAAAATTCACCGAAAGCATGGTTTAGCGAATTCCTTAAGTTTTATTCCTACTACATCGGGATTACACACAAAGATTGTAATGCGGCAGCATTAGGGCATATCCCTACGGTAAATGAGTATATTGATATGCGTTATCACACCTCCGGAATGCCACATATTGTGCTGCTGATAGAATACAGTGACGGGCAGTTCCTGGATTGGAACTGGCTGAAACGGGTAAAACTTTCTCAAACCATGGAACGTTTGCATTGGGTAACTGCCATATTCGGCAGTCTTACCAATGACCTGTTTTCTTTTGAAAAGGAAGTGATTGATGAAGGATCGGACTCTAATTTACTGATGGCAATAGCGCTCAATGAACCGGAGCTGACCTTACAGGAGATCATTCTTAAAGCCGCCGAAATTGTGCGTGGGGTACTGATAGAATATGTGGCGTTGGTAGAAGAAGTAAGGCAACAATGTAATGAGCTGCCCCAATCTAAAATGTTGGATACCCTGTATGTACATATGGCCGGGCTGGAAAGATGTATTCAGGCCAGCTGGATGTGGCAGGTGTACACCCAGCGTTATAAGCATGCAGCATCTATCTGGGCAGAAACGCAACTGGCATCTTTAGCAGCCAGGAGCGTATAA
- a CDS encoding ClpXP adapter SpxH family protein: protein MMNNKNMPNPMLCDPVTGICELPGTAAAATAGTLPAHEKPVRIIYFTDPICSTCWGVEPQLRKLQLEYGHLIEIEYHMGGLLPSWDIYNSGGISQPSDVAHHWDEVGAHYQMPIDGDVWLEDPLPSSFPPSIAFKAAALQDNKKALRFLRRIKEMVFLEKKNITKWEHLSMAAQQAGLDITQFKKDYEGDAVQRFQDDLDLGKKLGVRGFPTLFFSNKQDTQITVYGFRPYAQFEQAVLKLYPAAIPQPVTPTLETLFGYYPTLTTTEFAVLSNKTVMEANSLLEAAHQQGTLSKYLSKNGPLWAIHTHI from the coding sequence ATGATGAACAATAAAAACATGCCCAATCCGATGCTGTGCGACCCGGTTACCGGTATTTGCGAGCTGCCAGGTACAGCAGCGGCTGCTACTGCCGGCACTTTACCTGCTCACGAAAAGCCGGTGCGTATCATCTACTTTACAGATCCTATCTGTTCTACCTGCTGGGGAGTAGAACCACAGTTAAGAAAGCTGCAGCTGGAGTATGGCCATCTTATTGAAATCGAATATCACATGGGCGGCCTGTTGCCCTCCTGGGATATTTATAACAGTGGCGGGATCAGTCAACCATCGGATGTAGCCCATCATTGGGATGAAGTAGGTGCACACTATCAGATGCCTATTGATGGGGATGTATGGCTGGAAGATCCGCTGCCCTCCTCTTTTCCTCCCTCCATTGCCTTTAAAGCAGCAGCGCTGCAGGACAACAAAAAAGCCCTGCGCTTTTTAAGGCGGATAAAAGAAATGGTTTTCCTGGAAAAGAAAAACATCACCAAATGGGAGCATTTATCCATGGCGGCACAACAAGCCGGGCTGGATATCACGCAGTTCAAAAAGGATTATGAAGGGGATGCTGTACAGCGCTTTCAGGACGATCTTGACCTTGGCAAAAAGCTGGGCGTAAGGGGGTTTCCTACCCTGTTCTTTTCTAACAAACAGGACACGCAGATTACCGTATATGGTTTCCGGCCTTATGCACAATTTGAACAGGCTGTTTTAAAGCTGTACCCTGCAGCTATCCCACAGCCTGTTACCCCTACGCTGGAAACCTTATTTGGCTACTACCCTACATTAACCACTACGGAATTTGCCGTATTGTCCAATAAAACGGTAATGGAAGCCAATAGCTTACTGGAAGCGGCACATCAGCAAGGTACCCTTTCAAAATACCTTTCTAAAAATGGTCCCTTATGGGCCATTCATACCCATATCTGA
- a CDS encoding YccF domain-containing protein, with translation MNLIGNIIWLIFGGFLTFIEYMIGGLLLCLTIIGIPFGLQCFKIGFLTLMPFGRQVRDVPGPTGCLSTLFNIIWIFCGGIWIAVTHLGFGILLTLTIIGIPFARQHFKLMSLSFTPFGKEIY, from the coding sequence ATGAACCTAATTGGAAACATCATCTGGCTTATTTTTGGAGGATTTCTCACCTTCATCGAATATATGATAGGCGGCTTGCTGTTATGCCTTACCATCATCGGGATTCCATTTGGCTTGCAATGCTTTAAAATAGGATTTTTAACCCTGATGCCATTTGGCAGGCAGGTAAGGGATGTACCGGGGCCTACCGGTTGTCTTTCCACCCTTTTTAATATCATCTGGATCTTTTGCGGCGGTATATGGATTGCAGTTACGCATCTGGGCTTTGGTATTTTACTGACGCTTACCATCATAGGTATTCCATTTGCCAGACAGCATTTTAAACTCATGTCGCTGTCATTTACACCTTTTGGGAAAGAAATATATTAG
- a CDS encoding VF530 family protein, whose amino-acid sequence MHPSGHSNDPLHGLTLEKIVTHLVESYGWEQLGQHIRINCFISNPSIQSSLKFLRKTPWARTKVEDFYKYSLRKKLLK is encoded by the coding sequence ATGCATCCATCAGGACATTCCAACGACCCGCTGCACGGGTTAACACTAGAAAAGATCGTCACCCATTTAGTAGAGAGCTATGGCTGGGAGCAACTGGGCCAACATATCCGGATTAACTGCTTTATCAGCAATCCTTCTATACAGTCCAGCCTGAAATTCCTGCGCAAAACGCCCTGGGCAAGAACTAAAGTAGAAGACTTTTATAAATACTCCCTCCGGAAAAAATTACTGAAATAA
- a CDS encoding hybrid sensor histidine kinase/response regulator, which translates to MNTITTTVFAKVATYCRERYFKITHTGTQGIDDSELVKRIVLVNRLSLAIAAIMLVIAPIVCIFLIWKVSILMAFIIEFAINCSVLLLNHHKKHLAASLTLYYNQCVAIIFFGFLLGGVLQLQFTIVFLISIIYLILKEYHLRKICFIAAITTLVVLQLCYYFQAHQPLVTITYDTGFVIQSLVIGGVLILMIIISKTYVRSNDTNQELEKTNHFKKMFVYQVTHEMRTPLNAIYGVAQLLKREIKLDANLKPIESLTNQLLAASNTTRNIINNVLDMAEIETGKLESSMEGAFPVRPFFEKMIDVNKIVARSRSIQLKLFMDQMPEILIGDTLKLNQIVTNLLANAIKFADKNTIILLKVTGLEEGLWRIQVINQGATISPQRINVIFDPFITLKPKSMEGTGLGLYIVKNKVSSMQGTIAIESLGEGLTTFTVTLPLRAGKREDVPAEEMEDDIKDLSNIHVMIAEDDEMNALLLSSFLRHIGCKVTYTANGLELLQKVEKEIPDVIILDSYMPVMNGEETLQYLRNVPEFRSIPVIVATGDAFKDSREAFITAGASAFIEKPIDHKALLKALRIQLHHNNEELQE; encoded by the coding sequence ATGAACACTATTACTACAACTGTGTTTGCTAAGGTAGCAACCTACTGCCGTGAACGCTATTTTAAAATTACCCATACTGGCACGCAAGGGATTGATGACTCCGAATTAGTGAAGCGGATTGTACTGGTAAACAGGCTAAGTCTGGCCATTGCAGCCATTATGTTGGTCATTGCTCCGATTGTTTGCATCTTCCTTATCTGGAAGGTATCCATTCTGATGGCTTTTATTATTGAATTTGCCATCAACTGTTCCGTTCTGCTGCTCAACCATCATAAAAAGCACCTGGCTGCCAGCCTAACGCTGTATTACAATCAATGTGTAGCCATTATCTTTTTCGGCTTCCTCCTGGGTGGAGTGCTGCAATTACAATTCACCATTGTATTTTTAATTTCCATTATTTACCTCATTCTGAAAGAATACCACCTGCGAAAAATTTGTTTTATAGCGGCGATTACTACCCTGGTAGTATTGCAGCTTTGTTATTATTTCCAGGCCCACCAGCCATTGGTCACTATTACCTATGATACAGGTTTTGTAATCCAGTCGCTGGTAATAGGCGGTGTATTAATACTGATGATTATTATCAGCAAAACTTATGTGCGCAGCAATGATACGAACCAGGAACTGGAGAAAACGAACCATTTCAAAAAGATGTTCGTGTATCAGGTTACCCATGAAATGCGTACCCCTTTAAATGCGATTTATGGGGTGGCACAGCTACTGAAAAGGGAGATCAAACTGGATGCTAACCTGAAGCCTATAGAAAGCCTGACCAATCAGCTATTGGCGGCCAGCAATACTACACGCAACATCATCAACAATGTGCTGGACATGGCGGAGATAGAAACCGGAAAGCTGGAATCTTCCATGGAGGGGGCTTTTCCGGTAAGGCCATTTTTCGAAAAGATGATCGACGTCAATAAAATAGTAGCCAGGTCAAGGAGTATCCAGCTAAAGCTGTTCATGGATCAAATGCCGGAAATACTCATAGGTGATACCTTAAAGCTCAACCAGATCGTTACCAACCTCCTGGCCAATGCTATAAAGTTTGCTGATAAAAATACGATCATTCTTTTAAAGGTAACCGGTCTGGAAGAAGGCTTGTGGCGTATTCAGGTAATTAATCAGGGTGCTACTATTTCTCCCCAAAGGATCAATGTGATCTTCGATCCTTTCATCACCTTAAAACCCAAGTCTATGGAAGGCACTGGTCTGGGTTTGTATATCGTGAAGAACAAGGTATCCTCCATGCAGGGGACTATCGCGATAGAAAGCCTGGGAGAAGGACTAACCACTTTTACCGTAACGCTTCCCTTACGTGCAGGCAAACGGGAAGATGTACCCGCAGAAGAAATGGAAGACGATATAAAAGACCTGAGTAATATTCATGTCATGATAGCAGAAGATGACGAAATGAACGCCCTACTGCTGTCCAGTTTTTTAAGGCATATTGGCTGCAAGGTAACTTACACCGCCAATGGGTTGGAGCTATTGCAAAAAGTAGAAAAAGAAATCCCGGATGTGATCATCCTGGATTCGTATATGCCGGTGATGAATGGAGAAGAGACCCTCCAGTATCTGCGTAATGTACCGGAGTTCAGAAGCATTCCTGTAATAGTCGCCACCGGTGATGCCTTTAAGGATTCGCGGGAAGCCTTTATAACAGCAGGCGCCAGCGCATTCATAGAAAAGCCAATTGATCACAAAGCACTGCTGAAAGCATTGAGGATACAGCTGCATCATAACAATGAAGAGTTACAGGAATAA